Sequence from the Streptomyces sp. R33 genome:
ATCTGGTTCTTGGACGGCTCCTCCAACTTGGCAGAAGCTTCGGCGATCTCGGCCGCTGTCGGGAGCCCTTCCACAACCGAATGGACATCAACCCGGTCCCGTTCAACACACCCCAGCCGCACCGCGGCCATGGCGCCGTGGTCTTCGTCGCCGCGATACGGCCGGAACCCGAAGCCGACCGGAAGGTCCTGTCCTGCCATGCCATCCAACATGACCGGATGTTCTCGAACTTCGAAGCAGGTCCGCCACCCTATTCACGCCGCGGTCGTCTGCGGCCATTCAACGAGCTGCCCGCGTTCAAAGCGGGCCCCCACGCGGACGAGGGCAACGAGGTGGGGTGCATTCACGGCTCGCCAGCGGGCCTGGGCGGACTCGACGAGCTTGAAGACCATCGCCAGGGCGGCGGCCCGGGATCCGGCGCCCTGGGTAACCTTGGTCCGCAGACGGACGGTCGCGAAGGTCGACTCGATGGGGTTGGTTGTCCGCAGGTGGATCCAATGCTCGGCGGGGAAGTCGTAGAAGGCCAGCAGCTCATCCTCGTCATCGACGATCTTCTTGACGGCCTTGGGGAACTTCGCGCCGTACTGCTTGGCGAACGCCTTGACCGCGGCGGCCGCGTGCTCCTTGTCCTCGGCGTTGTAGATGGCCTGGATAGCCTTCTTTGCCGCAGGCTGAGCTGACTTCGGGAGGTTGTCGAGGCAGTTGGCCGTTTTGTGAACCCAGTACCTTTGGTGGCGGGTTTCGGGGAAGACCTCGTTGACGGCACGACCATCCCGATCGTTCTCCCCGGCCTACGCTGGCTCAACAGCGTGTTCGTGGCCGAGAAAGAAGCAGACACATGCGATCTTCTGCCTCCCGTTCCAGCCGAGTCGTCGCGCTCGCCCTCGGCGCCGTCACGTCACTGGCCGTTCTGTCCGGCACTGCTGCGGCCGCCGGCATGGACGCCCCGTACGCCCGCGCCGCCGCGAAGGTCAGCGGCAGCGCCTCCCTCCTCGGATCCAGAACGTAGACACCGTCACCCGGGGAACCGGCACCAACCAGCCGGGCGTGTACTGCATCAAGGTCTCGGACTCCAACATCGGCCTGACCAGCGCGGCGATCCTCGCGACGCTCAACAACAGCCGGGGCGAAATCACCGCGATCGGCGGATCCCACGGCTACTGCGGCAACCCCACCGACACCATCACGATCGTGACGAGCGACAGCAGCGGCAACTCCGCGGACAGGCCGTTCACCGTCGCCGTGCTCTGACCCCGCCAAACACGGCCGGGCCCTGTCACCCCGGCCTCGACATTTCCGTTTGGGGAACGGTCACCGCGACCGTTTCCCAAACGCTTGCACAAAGTGGCTCTGCCCGCGATTCCGTGAAACGCATGGGTATCAGCTCAGCGAGAGCGACGTCGGCGGTGGTACGCGAACGTCAGGGCCAGCAGCAGGGGGCCCCAGAGGGTGAACAGACCGCTGACCGTCATCGCCAGCACGTCCCAACCCTCGGCGTACGGGAAGCCGTCCGCACCGCCGATGCGGAAGGCCCCGAACGCCCAATGGACCATCAGGGCCGTGAAGAAGAGGCCACTGATTGTCGCGGGGAGGATCGCTGCGAAGGGCGGTATGCGTTTGCCGCCCAGCTTGGGAACCCAGGTGGGCACAACCTCTCCCCACTTGCGGACCAAGCCGAAGCTGAGCAGTGCGAACGCCTCGGACATAATGCTGAGTCCGACGACGTAGGGAATGTTCCAGGGTGACGGCGGCAGGACCTCCCCGCCCATGCCGTAGCCGAAGGCGATGGGCAGACGCCACAGGCAGACAGGCAGCGCGACCAATGGCATCGCATGGGCGGCGCCGACTGCCCACCGGGGAACGGGCCACTCTGTCGCTGTCGTATCGATGTGCGCCGTGTGGGTTGTCATGCCCTCACTATGTCTGGGCAGCCCACGGACCTGGATCAACTCCGCGGACGATCCACCTCCCCCAGAAGGGCGAGGAGTGTGCGGTCCACAAGTCTGACTCCGCGACTGCGATCACCCACGTCATAGCCAGGTTTCACGGAACTGCGGCCAGAGCCCACAAAGTCCCCATTTTCGGCTGCCGGATACAGGGTTCTGATGAGCGGGGCCGTCGCTGCGGCGGCCGTGCGCGCCGAGCGGTACGCGAGCTAGTGTCCTGCGCCGGAGATCCGTTGGCAGAAGCGGGCGAGGGACTCGAGGATCTCTTCGGCTGTTTTGGTCCAGGTGAACGGGGTCGGGTTTTCGTTCCACTGCTTGACCCAGGCGCGGATGTCGGCTTCCAGGGAGCGCACACTCTTGTGGGCGCCGCGGCGGATCTTCTGATCCGCGAGGAAGCCGAACCATCGCTCCACTTGGTTGATCCAGGATGAGCCGGTGGGTGTGAAGTGCAGGTGGAACCGTGGATGTTTGGCCAGCCACGTCTTGATGGCCGGTGTCTTGTGGGTGCCATAGTTGTCACAGATCAAGTGGACCTGAAGGTGCTCGGGGACCTCCTTGTCGATCTTGATGAGGAACTTCTTGAACTCCGCGGCCCGGTGCCGGCGGTGCAGTGAGGTGATGACTTCACCGGTCGCGACATCGAAGGCCGCGAACAAGGTGGTCAGACCGTTGCGGACGTAGTCGTGAGTGCGGCGCTCGGGCATGCCGGGCATCAACGGCAACACTGGCTGAGAGCGGTCCAGAGCCTGGATCTGGGACTTCTCGTCCACCGACAGCACCACCGCTCCTTCAGGCGGGTTGAAATACAGCCCCACCACGTCGTAGAGCTTCTCCACGAACAGCGGGCCCGTCGACAGCTTGAACGTGTCACTCAAATGCGGTTTGAGCTGGAACTTTCGCCAGATCCGGCCCACTGTCGACTTCGACAGGCCACTGCGGTCGGCCATTGATGAACGCGACCAATGAGTGGCGTTCTGCGGGATCTCCTCCAGCGTGCTGACCACGACCGCCTCCACCTGATCAACGCTGATGGTCGGTGGCCGGCCCGGCCGCGGCTCGTCGACCAGTCCGTCCAGCCGAGCCGCCAGAAACCGACGACGCCACTTTCGGACCGTGTCGGCAGCGATGCGCAACTCCCGCGCCACCACGACAATCGGCGGCACATCAGCACCGGCACACGCCAACACGATGCGAGCCCGCAAGACCACTGCCTGCGCAGATGACGCCCTGCGGGCCCAACGCTCCAACACCACACGCTCATCGGGCGACAACAACAACGGTTCCAACTTCGGACCACGACGAGGCACCGACACATCCGCAGAAGCAGTCATACACAAACTAACGACGGATCTCCGGCGCAGGACACTAGGACTCGCTGGTTTTCGACGGGATCGACGATGTTCACGACAACTCCTAGGCCGACGGGGCCGGGGCGTCTCCGCGAGGAGCCGACCTACTCCCGCAGGACCTTCACAGCCCGGTCGAAGGCCGAGTCCTTGTTCTGGTCGAACTCCTCTGTGGTGAAGACCGGATCGGTGAGGTGCGGCGGGATGCCCGCGCCATCGAAGGTCCTGCCCGACCGGGTCAGCAGCTCCTCGTTCGGCAGCCAGACCGACATGCCGTTGGGGAGCTTGCGCACCATGACATCCGAGAAGACGCCCTGCGTGGGCTGCCCGATCCGCACAGTCCGGCCGGGCCGGTCCATGAGGGCCTGGGTGAAGGTCTCTCCCGCGCTGACGGTTGAGCCGCCGGTCAGCACGGCGACCGGTCCGGAATAGCGGGGGCCCTGGGCGGGCGTGACGTACAGGGGCTGGGGGCGCGTGTGTTGGGTGGGGTCCGCGGGATCGTTGCGGGCCCGCTTGGCGTAGGCGAGGTAGGGGGTGTCGGTCAGCCGCCCGGCGATGTGGAGCCCCATGGCGTCGGAGCCGCCGCCGTTGATCCGCAGGTCGATGACCAGGCCCTTCAGGTGGCGGGTGCGTTCCTGGTCGAGGACCGTGTCCAGCGCCTTGTCGAGCTCGGCCAGCTCGGCGGCGTAGGGGGCCTTGCCGCCCGTGTAGCCGCCGAAACCGGAGATCCGCAGGTAGCCCTGCCCGCCGGGGAGGTCGGCGTAGGTGATCCGCCCGGCGGCGAAGTCCTGCAGGTTCCGGGCGTTCTTGAGGTCGCGCTCCACGACGAACTTCTTGACCTTGGCGTCGAGCGTCCCGTCGGGCCGGACGGTGCCCGGGCGGACCTGCGCGAAGGCCCGGTCGGGGTCTCCGTCGCCGTCGACGTCGAAGACGGCGACGTGCGCGTCGTGGAGCGGCTCGACCATCTTGCTGAAGACGGCGAAGAGTTCGTCCGGGGTCGTCCTGTCGTGGACCGTGGGCCGGTACCGGTCGCGTACGGCGTGCCAGTCGATGCCCTTGGCGGCGAAGAAGGGGTAGTTCTCCTCGAAGGACTGCCAGAAAACGTCGAAGGAGGCGAGCGGACTCCCGGGGGCGGAACGCGTGCAGGCGTCGGGCAGTTCCGTCATCCGGCGCAGGTTCCGTTCGCCGACGTCACCGTCCATCCGTACGGAAGCGCGGTCCCGGTCCCCGCGGGTGCGCACGGTGAGGACGGTGCCTCCAGGCGTGGTGTAGGCGCCGGGGCCGGTCCGCTGCGCGCTGTCGCCCGCGATGCAGCTGACGGCGGTGGTCTGGTACTCCTGGAGGGTTCCGTTCCGGATGGACAACGCGGTGCCGTAGCCGTCGGTGCGCCAGATTCCGTCGGTGGCCGGCTGGCGGGCGGTTACGGCCGGTGCGGCTGCGCCGACGAGGGCCAGGACTACGGCGGTGGCCGTGACGATGCGCACGATCTTGTCTTCTCTGTAGGCGACTTGCTGGGTATACCGCCCCACCGTCGCCGACACGGGATCCACCGGGCCATCCGGCTGTCCGGCCGATCGGGGGTGGGGCCAGCCCCCACTACCCGCGGTAACCGGGAGCACAGGCCTAGTTCCTTTGCGGAGTTTGAGGCTTTTGTTGACCTGCTGACGGAGCCGAACCTCACTTTGCGTCAAGGTCCAGCCGTTCAACACAGGGGGCCTGCAACGCGAAACGCGGCAGTGCGCACAGGACCTTGGCGACGCGGGCGCTGGCGGCCGCGAATAGCGCCCACGCGGGCCTTGGCAACACGGGCATCGGCAGCCACGGCATCGGAAACTCCGGCCTCGGTAGCTCCGGCCTCGGCAACTGAGGCGGGCTCACGGCCCCGCATCACCGAGTCGCACGACGCGCCCGGCTGACGTCGGGCCGGTCCACCCCGGGCCGCCCGTTCCATGAGCGGCAGGCCCGGGTGTCTGGCGCGGAGCAGCTGGCCCGCGCGGTGCGGAACGCCGTCCGCGCGGCGACCTCAGACAGCGACCAGCCGGACGTCATCCAGGTGGCTGGCGGTCGGCCAAGGCGTTGACGGCTTCGCGGGCCGCGCTGTGAGCGAAGTGGCCGGCCTCCCGCATGTAGTGGTCCAGGACGGCGTCGGTGGCTGCCGGGTGGTCGATTCCGGAGAGTCCGCGGAAGGCGGCGGCATGGAGGTGGAAGGCGAGGTGGGAGCCCAGTTCGTCCGGTCGTTCGAGGATCCGGCACAGGGCGTCGATGGTGCGCGGGTCGCGCAGGCGCGCGATGCCGTGGACCGCGTGCACCGCGGCCTGCGTGTCGTCCTCAACGGCGAGGGCGGTCAGGGTGTCAAGGTCGGCGAGGCCAGCGCACCGGGCGAGCAGCGACACACCTCGATGCGGAGCCGGCCCTCGGTGGTGGGGAGCAAAATGCGCATGGCGGGGAGGGCGGCGGCTCCGAGGTCCCCGAGGGAGCGCTCACCTTCGTCGCCGTCACACAAATCAACGGCACGCTGTATTTCGGGCCTCCGATCAACGACCCGGCGCGCGTCGACACACTTGCCTGAGCCTGGTTCGGGGTCAACGCTCTGCGCATCGGGGCCACAGCCTTCGCCACGGTCAAACTCATCGACTTCTACCTGAACATCCGCGGTACGTCGACACGTTATCCCGCATGACCTGCCTCTCGACCGCCCACCACCGAGGTATCACCTCAGCCGCATCAACGGGATACACCAGCCCGCAGGCCAGGGCCGAAGCTGGCTCTCACCGTGGGCAGCGTGCATTGACGATCCGGCGCGGGCTCGGGCATCGGCTGCTTCCCCGCGGGGTGCCCCGTCGCGATTGTCAAGGGGCTGGAGGTGGTCACAGCTGAAGCGCCAGGAACGCCGGGCCGGCCGCGTTTGCGCCGCAGATCAAGCCTCGCCACGATCGGGATCTTCCCTGTCACAGGTGGGGGCGGCCGTCACCTACGGGCTGTCCTTCCCACAGCGGGCGGGTGAGCACGGCGGGCTGCCGCATGGTGCTGGAGGCCGGGCGCGGCCGGGCTGGTTGAAGGGCGACAAGGTGGCGGACCACTCGTCACGGTCGGTGGCGTCGCCGGTGTGACAACCGGCGTCGTGCCCAACTCCGTGGCATCCGTGGAACTCTTCGAAGCTGTGGATCAACGTGAGTAACGTGGCGGTCGCGACGGGCCGCTCACGGAAACCGTCAGCGTCTGAACCTGACTTGAGGCTAACGTTCGATTCTCTCGACGATGAATGATCGGAAACTTGCGCTAGAAAAAGTGCTGGCCGATCGGCACAGTAGCTCCGAGTCGATCAATCACTCAACCCGAACGAACGGCCGGTGGTCTTGCGGAGCCTGATTGCGCCCCGGTCCGCAACGCG
This genomic interval carries:
- a CDS encoding IS630 family transposase — translated: MTASADVSVPRRGPKLEPLLLSPDERVVLERWARRASSAQAVVLRARIVLACAGADVPPIVVVARELRIAADTVRKWRRRFLAARLDGLVDEPRPGRPPTISVDQVEAVVVSTLEEIPQNATHWSRSSMADRSGLSKSTVGRIWRKFQLKPHLSDTFKLSTGPLFVEKLYDVVGLYFNPPEGAVVLSVDEKSQIQALDRSQPVLPLMPGMPERRTHDYVRNGLTTLFAAFDVATGEVITSLHRRHRAAEFKKFLIKIDKEVPEHLQVHLICDNYGTHKTPAIKTWLAKHPRFHLHFTPTGSSWINQVERWFGFLADQKIRRGAHKSVRSLEADIRAWVKQWNENPTPFTWTKTAEEILESLARFCQRISGAGH
- a CDS encoding S41 family peptidase yields the protein MRIVTATAVVLALVGAAAPAVTARQPATDGIWRTDGYGTALSIRNGTLQEYQTTAVSCIAGDSAQRTGPGAYTTPGGTVLTVRTRGDRDRASVRMDGDVGERNLRRMTELPDACTRSAPGSPLASFDVFWQSFEENYPFFAAKGIDWHAVRDRYRPTVHDRTTPDELFAVFSKMVEPLHDAHVAVFDVDGDGDPDRAFAQVRPGTVRPDGTLDAKVKKFVVERDLKNARNLQDFAAGRITYADLPGGQGYLRISGFGGYTGGKAPYAAELAELDKALDTVLDQERTRHLKGLVIDLRINGGGSDAMGLHIAGRLTDTPYLAYAKRARNDPADPTQHTRPQPLYVTPAQGPRYSGPVAVLTGGSTVSAGETFTQALMDRPGRTVRIGQPTQGVFSDVMVRKLPNGMSVWLPNEELLTRSGRTFDGAGIPPHLTDPVFTTEEFDQNKDSAFDRAVKVLRE